The sequence below is a genomic window from Uranotaenia lowii strain MFRU-FL chromosome 2, ASM2978415v1, whole genome shotgun sequence.
TTgatattctgatatttttctttaaaagttctTTAAATAGATATCGATTAACCTTAGTCATGCTAAgcaatctgaaattttatttcgattctcatattgaatcattttttaatgtataccttgaaattttattttagaagcGCTGAGTTCTAGATGCCTAAATCTATTTAATTTCTGATAAATTCATCTATATTCTTAGTCTGAATTTTCAGTCCTATTGCAAAAGTGCATGTTTTTATtagatgttttaatttaaaatcctactggttaaattgaaaaatgtatacagGAATCACACAcaaatttggttgttttttaCACCGTCTGCATTCTGTGCGTTTACTAATTGACCAAATAAAATTATGgtatcttattttatttttttgtttccggATTTTTTCTGCATAGGAAAATTCCCGATTCtcaaaagttgaaattgaaaGTTAATTAAGAAGAAACTATTTTCGAAACCAAATGAAATAAGTACTTCGTGGTTATGTCGTTTGTCAGAAATTTGAcgtttaatttttgaacttacgttttgatagtttttggcaattttgagtacacataacacaaaaaaacaatttagatttttttttttcaatattttatcaatcaaatgGAAACTTGAAGTTTGGTTAtgattatatttgaatttcgaTAAAAGTACTGTAAGCTCAATTGAAAATAGCTGAAAATAAGTTAAGTTACGTCAAAAAATAGCTATTCAGAAAACTAATTGACCGAGTTATGATGAATATCTGTATTGATATCTCTCTTTTAacgttttatcaaaattgatttttttttaattattcgcTATTTTTGTCAgactcttcaaaataactctgcCAGTTTAAATGTGTGTGATAGAtttctgctattttttttttcaagtttcgttTCAGTATAacgtgtttttctgaaaaaacgAGCTCCTGATGCAGATTCGAACAAATTCTTACTGAATGTATAATAATTTCAGTTATAAGATAAATGCTAAGCTTAAATAGTTTTCGAAATGTGTATTCAATCGAAAACTGTCTGATTTCAACGTATGAATCCACATCACTCAGAACTAAAAAGTAACAGCATTCACTGCAGTGCACAATATGCGTTAGCTAAGAAAAAGTATATgatcgagaaatttttctacgcGGATTCTTTGCTCGAAATATGTATGCactgagttcaaaaatctatatttttaaataaaattcccgacttttccaGGCATTTTACTCTTTTATCCCGACATTTTCGCGCTCTTCACAATCCTTAAATAaaggactattttttttttgtttcgattatagtcgttttaccatctttatggcattcgcgactttatcaacgttgcagttggcggttcgttattgaaaaacttatccatatAAAGGACTATGAATAGTACAGCTTCAGAGAAAAATTTTCGTCATGATGAAATGATGGAATTTTTGTAtcaataggttttttttatatagatatagaaaaaaataatccataaataattttcccggttttgatttcaaattccagtTCTTTTCCCGGGTTTCCTGGTCCCattttaaattcccggttttttcacggttttgaggttttcccggttcgcttgCCACCCACAGTCctaaaagtccgattttcgtagaatgaaTTAATGTGTCTCAGGCCATACAAACtccagaaaactcaaatttggtGGTAGAATAGCGTGAtaattgatctatctaacgcaggaaatttgatcaaaaaatatcaccatagtaaaaagttatggaagttcaaagtcgaagtgacagtgtgcgtgctttcaatttctacacaattatgaacggtactgtataccataaaagtccaaattataaggcaaataagaaaaattatgatGGAAATTTATCTTGGTTACTAAGCTTTTGTCACTGACTGTAGatctttttcaattaatttgtaTTCCAGGGAGTTTCTTGCTGACGATTAAGCATTGATATTTTAGGAAATACCATTAAACGAGTCTTGTTGACGATGTTCGAATACAATATCTTATAGTTCAACACATGATTAATCGTTCACTGAAATTTGCCATAGGTGACATCAACTATTAGAAATATAACAAGCGACTGACCGAAGTGAAGTGGATGTCAGTTGATTGAATTTCCAAAAATGATAGCAATTATGTGTCCGGGATTCGGGTGGTTTGGTGGGAACTTATTCCATCGATGCTATGTTTGCTGTCTCGTTTGACGGGATAATTACTTCGGATTAACTTAAAACATTCAGACAATCAAACAGCGTTGAGTGTTTATCCAAAGCTACTTGAATTTCATGAACACGCATTCGAGATTTATTGCATCATACGATTCTTTGAAACCAggtattttgttgttttgctttaatatgcaagaaaatcaaggatttTAACCAGATATCGATTAATCGATTTATCgattttgggcttgtgatatagctcagttggcaagtctgttgtcccctgagccgatgtccgcgagttcgagcccaagagtaaacatcgaacacagttgtaccagataagtttttcaataacgatccgccaactgcaacgttgataaagtcgcgaatgccataaagatggacaaacgactataatcgaaacaacaacaacatttatcgattttgattgattaaaattattaCATTTTTCCCACTTTTCCAAAATAGACCCCCGAGCAAAGAACCTCCCGTTCATGGACAATCCTCTGCCAACGCTGACGATGATCGGAACCTATCTGGCCTGGGTGTTGATTGTCGGACCGACCTATATGCGGGACCGGAAGCCGTTGCAGCTAACCAGCACCTTGTTCTACTACAATCTTTTTCAGGTGTTCCTGAGTGCCTATATGTTTGTTGAGGTATActttggaaaatgttttttttttttaatataaaatgggTGTTGGGTTTTTCTGTAACCAACTGGGATATATTTTCAGCATCTGCTAGCGGGATGGGCCCGTGGGTACAGCCTCACATGTGAACCGGTCGATTACGGAGATGGAGTTTTATCCAGGAGAGTAAGcatttttatatgtgattgatATGTTGTTTCCACTTTTATTAATATGTCGCTCGTAAAATTACTATTCCATAGATGTTCAACCTGTGCTACATCTACTATCTTTCGAAGCTGAGCGAGTTTGCCGACACAATCTTTTTCGTGCTGAGAAAAAAGAAATCACAAATCTCGTGGCTGCATCTTTACCATCATTCGCTGACACCCATCGAGGCATGGATTTTGACAAAGTTCTTGGCAGGTAAGTACAATCTATGTGCTATAGGTTTTTTTGGTTAAAGCTATGAAGgttttgtgaatttaaaaattagtatACTGCCGTTTCACGCAAAAGTAGCTCATGTGGAAAAAACATGcaaccgagaaaaacgcgatgAACTTTTATTGTGGACAACTTCTGTTACTGTCCCATGgtccgaaattcgataattaaaacaaattttcagtgCCTCAAATGTCTCTTGTGCgatgttttcttttcaaattcgaTATATATTAACGTCAATAAATTGAAAGCAgtgaacagttaaaaaaaaacaactccttTTGACAACCCGTGACCCGGaagttttttaaagatatttttggcAAAATGCGTATAACTAGTATGTAAAATGCATATGCAggatcagggccgtaggaagaaccggctcatagGGGGGgtttttgatgacaatttttttaccaATACATTTTTACTTGAACAATGTACacacaagtgaaaaaatgtatatgtactAAGTACAAAGTATTCAAGTAAAAGTTGTTTTGCATTCAAAGttcttattttataaataagtcCTGAGAGAtggcatttttttaatgaagctttaaaaaatatggggatttgtaatatagctcagttggtaaatcagttgccATCTGTGGTGATGTCCATGtgtttgagcccaagagtaaacatcgaacacagttgttccagatagtttttcaattattggtgTGCCAACTGCATCGTAGAGAAAAGTCGAGAGTTGAACAATGATGtggaaacgactataatcgaaacataaaaaaaggatttcgaacgctttatttagaaaaaaaaatttttactcaCTGACATTAGGAAGCTATTTCTTTTGAACCGGAAGCATaagcattttaagcattttaagcacgggtgaaaatgtatcaaatattcataaataatagtaaaaaataaggtttactgttcaaataaggttttttctctactcttgtaaaccaaataaagtttaagatgTTAGGTATAACGTTTGATTTTGAAGGATCTCCaatatatgttaaaaaaattttaaatgaaaattccaGCTTAGGTTTTACTTGAAGataaaaaacatgttaaaaaatatcatatattgttttatatttcataattttaatcctgtgaataacgttttcaaaattttaatctagattattcaaaaaaaaaattctttaaaatgaatccagatcttattttttatatgcgattttcaccaggtttgtgtttctaaactgactctgattgaattcaaaaattttattatgaatcaagaatcaaagttatgaaactgcgatctcgttcaatttgaattcttaatttaatttaattatagatattttaaaattgaatataaaacttaaatttgacctAAACCCGAATACAAAGCTTGGATTTTGGTTCCAAGTCTTAATTCCgtattttgaactcaaattcagaaccttgatctaaattccaaataagaattttttttaaatttgaaaccaaaaagcgaaatttctatcagaatccttaaccagaaatattaaaaaaatggatacttattaaatatttttccgaaAGTATCTGGGTTGGGcatatccgggcaattttgtcCTAAAACCTTGTGAATTTAGGgcatattgttttaaaatttctccaAAATCCGGCCAAAAAACCCGTggcaaattgtttttatttaatcgaaacatatcaaccgaatcagaatcagatttaaggttgccaaaaagtCGTTTATGTTTACTTTGGCAAAATCGGTTTAAAAACACTTTTCggacgcaaaatacataattctaATAACGCAACTGAAATTtccgtttgattttgcaaatggagtgagaaaatctggtcCAAATCCGAACAATCTGGTAATCTTAGTCTAACTTcattgggattcaatatttgggactcaattactatcaacaagtgagaatttttttgaaaaactgttgtgaAATTGTAGTCTtggaatgagatttcgaggttttggagtcGAGATTGTTGCATGCTACTCTTGAATGATTAGCAATAGTGCAActagttgttcatcaaaatttgatatgaaatttcaaattttatgtttagcaaaaaaatttcacttggtaTTTTTGGACCTTCAGGGGGGGGTAACctccaaaaccccccccgttcctacggccatgtgcaggattacccaagtaacattttaagTTTTACAGCACGCTACTAgataaagttttagttttatatgATGCTTGAGGAGTCTAATAAAActatctgtgttacttgggttataTTATTAATTTCCAATCACGGTAAATTCATTCttgattttagaaaaataatgcaATAGTGAGATTCtactaaaattcttttttttttgtttcgataatagtctttttaccatctttatggcattcgcgactttattaacgttacagttggcggatcgtaattgaaaaatttatccggtacaactgtgttcgatgtttactcttaggctcgaactcgcggacatcggctactaaaattctgttaaattgtaAATGTTTGAGAAAATGAAGAAGTTGTCATAAACTTTCCATTAAAGagctaaaaaaagaaattaagttGATATTACTTGTTTTGCTTTTCATTCCAGGAGGAAACGCCACCTTGCCGAACATCATCAACAATTTTGTGCACACCTTGATGTACTTTTATTACTTGCTCTCGTCGATGGGACCTCGCTATCAGAAGTACCTCTGGTGGAAGAAGTACATGACCGAAATTCAGATCGTAAGTGGCTGCGCTAATCCGGCCGAAACAACATATTTAAACTGCTGATTTGCTACCCCTTTTCATTCATTCCGACAGGCTCAATTCATCATCTGCATTGCCCATGCCATCAATGCGCTCGTTTCGGATTGTGCATTTCCCAAGTTTATCAccgcgctgctgctgctgaatgCTGTCATATTTTTCGTGCTGTTTATGGATTTCTACATTCAAAACTATCGACGGTCGGCGGCCAAAGCGAAGGCCACTGACGAGGCCAAAAAGGCGCTGCAGGTTTTGGAAAATAACAACACCTTGGCGCCGGCGGAAGGATTCATCGAGCGAAGGCCGGCGGAGTTGAAGAAAACGGAATGATTCTGGGATATCGTATTTAATTTAAGGAGAAACCTGTACAAAAGTCTGATGAAATTTACGAATGGTCCCGGCGATGGGGTCATTTTGTACTGTACATAACACAATCACAAACCATTTACGAGAACAAGCTTTTCTACGATTAGTTGTAATAACAGAGTTACTAAACTTGATCCTAGAGCTTAAGTGGATACGTTAACATTCGCTGTTGTAAGCTAAGACTGTGTGCCTTATTTTGGGACAAAATTTATTCTTGCTCAATATTTTCTTGATCTATTGGTTgtaaataaagataaaatataACACTTACTTGTACTTTACATGAGCTAAGAAAAAGTttctgaaattaaaacaaatccgATAAGAATTTCGACAAATAAACAAGTGGAATACATTCAGTGCTCTGCCGTGTGTTTTTGTATATTGCTTTTTCCTCATTACTTGCTACGCAAGTTATCCAACCCAAGATGGTATCTTTGACAcgttttgaaaatgaataaattagcttcaaaaatacaaaaaaaaacgagaaagaacaaaacaacatccctaatatctgggcaaaaagaaaacaaaaacgcaCACTCGAAGAAAAGTACAAGCTTCAACCATTATTTTCCTCCATTATTATTCGAACATATAACAGACAAGCAACAACGGAAATAAGAAACAACCGGAAAATTTGAACAGAACGGGTACATCAAACCGGTAATTGATGCCCATGGGGGATGCTCTGGAAGATTTAATTATGTTTTCCCATTCTCATCTTCATCAAAACAATGGACGCATTCCAGATATAAATGGTTTCATTTGGTGCCCCACAACTCGGCAAGGGTCTTACTTCATTAGGGGTCCCTGTGAATTTCAGCCATCATTCGCCAAGCACAGATGGTTTATCGTGAAGAAATTAGGGGTCATCAGACGATATGATTTGAACTGAACGGATTTATACTTGAATTAACGAAAGGAGGAAAAATAACGAGTGAGCAGTGAGCGTACAAGGTTAGATTTTATTGTTGATCTTGACAATAGACAAGGTTGGGTTCATGTTTCAAATTGGACATTAAAGTTTGAATCAATAAACAATTCTccaaaattttgagtgtttttCAGCTGTAATGATCAATTATTTTACTGTGAAGAACGGTCACGAGCTTACGAATTTTCTCAAGAACTTAGAACAACTAAGAAATCGCAAATTAGCATTCTGACGGAGTCAATCATATACCTTACAGCTACCTTAGCTAGAATGTTGCATAGGTATTTTGTGGTGCCCATTACCAATAACATTGACATGCAGATGTCTCCCGGCTAAACATGCACATAGCTCATTCATTATATTGAATCATTCGAATCTCAAGAATGCGTACTCGCGTCACGATTCTGCTCTTTATGATTATAATCGTTGCAGCGACGAACTGCagagttaaatgaaaaattagtttctaGACTGAGGCAAAAAACCAAATGTCAGTGCCCATCGAAGAATAGATTTGAAGTAAAATGAATCAACCatgataaatatgaaaaaatacattaaatggAATCTTCCTTTCTATGTGCCTCTTCTGCAATTCtggaaattttatcattttaaacaaaaaaaacgatgtaTTATTTGCAAATAAGTCAATCCGATACCCTGTTTAGCAGTTTGTgagtatttttggatttttttttttttcaatgccaaaagacagaTTCCCATATGATTTTACAGCCATATGAATGAAATCTCTACTCAGGTAATCATCCAAAAGGGTGAAAATCCCAGAAAGTAAAATTCTGAGAGTAGATATTCTGTACACAAATTGAAAGCAAATTTAGCTGAACAAAACAACACAATAAACCAAACTTTCAGAGCTAGAACTTCTTATTCATTCAGAACAAATTCACGAGAAAATTTCCCTgtgagtttcatgaaaaattcgaaaagacATTTTATTCTTCTAAAGTGCTTAACGTGGCACGaaaatacatttaattttttcacatcgttttaattttaagttgttAAAATTTCCCTAGAACATcccttgaaattttaatttttgaggaaTATTAAAATGAGAGTGTTCATTCGATGTCGTTAATTTAAGATCTTGACTTTGTTTACtggtaatttaaaacaaagagtCCAAGTATCTCTGACAAActttatattaaaaacaaaattcaacacaCGGATACATTCTGAAGCGAGCTATGATCGAAGAAATTCCCAGCGGATCGAAAAAAAAGGGAAGCGAAAAGCGTATCAGAATCCACCACAGCAGCCAAAACCTTTAAAACCGCATCAAATTCGGTTTGTTAGCcggattattgttttggttctaaaatcaaaactactcaaccaattttgaaaaactgtacaattttaaaatcgtccAAATGCTTCCTAAAagtttaagttttgatttttatggtccttaaaaaaacgacattaaagccaaaaagtccttaaaaaaatgatgttttgcaTCAAACATAAATCATTTTGTTGAAGTCGTATTGAAAAACTCTTGATTGATATGAATTCAGATAGATTGACAGCTCATATTGACAATAAAAGTTCTAGATTTTACAGACCTGGTTCTGGTTACTTGAAAAGTTACATCTGGTTACTTGAAAAGTTACATCTGGTTACttgaaaagttcataaataaaaattttcaatgattttagaACTAtactagctaacccggtgtgctttgctacaccttccgaaaataaataaaatttgttaaaataattgaaatatagTTTTATTTCGAAGACATCATCTCAAACcttatttcaatataatttaaaagaaatctaGAAAAGATCTAAAACTTTAAtctgtttttataagcttcaaaaagttaaaaatgatgtcaaatgtatgttttaatgatatggACTTCCAGTACGTTCCCCCTTGAAATGCAAGAAAGACGAAGGGAGTTCCATATAAATTGCGTTgtatagcttgaaaacttatcaaaccaatcagggcttccatacaagtttgttgGCATGAATCGAGAATTTCTAGGGAAAAAGGAAGAGAGGTTttttgcgtacgaataatttgagatCCTCCCTTATTTTTGGGTGGAGTCGGAAATAAGGAGGCAAGTCTTTATTCCTATtatatttggcataatttgaaaacttatcagacaaataaagcgaaatgttacgtcatttagatacaaaaaatgatttaattacTATTAAATTACTGTACTGTACTACTGTTCGTGAGCACTTCTTGAATTGCAAGAAGGAAAGGACTGGAAGTccatatcattaaaacatacattttgacataattataaaatctttgaagcttataaaaacatagtaaaagtttcaaattttgaaaagcgaacctagaaatcaattttaggaaaatcatcttgaaattcgaaactccagttgCAGTTTGAAATGCTGccaaagcttagcttagcttagttgactactcatatccaccttaaatcattgaacttgaactGCTTGGTTATGatcattcattttgaaatttagattacatatttgattagactttgtTCAACTAACGATTTCAaactccatgatcgctggcatGGCTTAGCAGAaaaagttctacctcgccaatggttgctactccgagattgatcgaggccatcagctttgtgcaagggccaaaagaatggtgcttgggactagcagttcattcacaatgcagaaaactcatgctctccctttgaaaaatgatcaataacggcgccggccacgtcctagtaatcaatgaggaatgaaggaaggattgttagtaggatactttataggatcaattaacaaccttttgttcctttatatttcaaagattaattttgaaaaattcagaaacaaaagtAAGTCAATAtctccaactatagaaaccgtctatacgtctgcgaatctatatttaaatatccaagaaaagggttgtgttagtagaGGAAAGGTTTTAGATCAGGATCCGTTTTGGTGAATcgtgcgatcgagttttcctacacctcctatgctcctagatttttcttaaggaaactcctaatttctatctttgaggcagtgataaGAAGTTTAAtagtaaagtaaaaaatctttaaactaacttgttttcctaattcttgTTCTTGATACACttaatgtgttttcaaaaacgaccctTTAGTGTAAAGATACTTTTATCATATTTCGAGGAATATTTATAAgcagatatttaaaatatttaaaaaaaaattatggatgaagTGAATCTCCTTtctgttcttttcaatttttaacttgTTATGAAGGTTGTGGATGGataagatcgtttttggaaactcatctGTGCAATTCAACTttttgcctcatattgattTCACAATTCCACGGAGATAAATTCCACGGAGAACaatatatcaaaaaaaataGTCGGTTATTCATAAGCTTGATTTAACAAAACTGAAATTGCAGAAATAAActaattgaaattcataatcTTAACTGATTTAGACGAAAAATGCCTTTTGAAAATAACATCTCACTGCACGTGCGAAATCACAAAGCTACGTTTGCCGTGTGCATTTCAGAAACCGATCAGCACCTAAacgagacacttttgactagttctgaacaattatttcaaattttatcttacGCTCGTATTATTTGTAAAACTAGTGAAACTTCTTGAATGAAATTAGTGTTATAAAATATTGATTCTGTTTTCCAATCTCAGACACTTTgatctaatttataaatttatttacatttacaaccattcaagaaattcattttaattttcctgATCAGATtaaaggaaaagaaaaacaaactcgaAAATCAACCAAACACATAGGAGATACTTGTGTATTTCTACTTTtacagcattgaaaaaaaaaagttttattgccTCTATAgttgaataaataacaaaacagcttaaccaaTAAGCAAACTAAGATAAATTCAAACGGGGCTTTTTGAACGAACCGCTTTAGAGAATAAATAGCGAGAGTGagtcttaaaaaaatacaaaacttttcTTTTACATATTCCAGAATATATTAAATCGGACAATTATCatttatcaagcaaaaggaTGGTTTTATggattaacccttcgtttcataaagttacaaatttgcaacaattaatgtatggaataagtgaaaaatagtattttatttcaattttttttcttgatatacgCATCATTTACAactattaaaaatgatttttaaggaaacataaaatcatgaaataaaggGTTGAATTAATTTCTAGTTAACAAATACCAAATGTAAAAAAGAgagattttaaaacaaatgtttgaaaatcttaTTGACATTTGCATtcgtaatattattttttcatcttgaattttaaatctgttctACAACAACTGGTATTTAAGTTCCTCAGGGTTCAATCATTATGGGCATACCTTTAAACTAAAGAATTATTGATCGATACTAATGTAGGATAGTAAAGAAAAAACTAATACACAGTCTTACTTATTGTTAATGAGGAttataactataaattttcaatatcagaATGACAGGATACA
It includes:
- the LOC129745282 gene encoding elongation of very long chain fatty acids protein AAEL008004-like; amino-acid sequence: MITMDVRDNFTDISWASNYIMKMALDEYQTEQNWTRLVHQYWELVEDLIGDPRAKNLPFMDNPLPTLTMIGTYLAWVLIVGPTYMRDRKPLQLTSTLFYYNLFQVFLSAYMFVEHLLAGWARGYSLTCEPVDYGDGVLSRRMFNLCYIYYLSKLSEFADTIFFVLRKKKSQISWLHLYHHSLTPIEAWILTKFLAGGNATLPNIINNFVHTLMYFYYLLSSMGPRYQKYLWWKKYMTEIQIAQFIICIAHAINALVSDCAFPKFITALLLLNAVIFFVLFMDFYIQNYRRSAAKAKATDEAKKALQVLENNNTLAPAEGFIERRPAELKKTE